A genomic window from Streptomyces sp. NBC_01429 includes:
- a CDS encoding MFS transporter, with protein MTSVWATTRSFPPAVRLLMANQFAINCAFYMLMPYLAAHLSGDLHLAAWSVGLVLGVRNLSQQGMFLLGGSLADRYGYKAPILAGCLLRTAGFALLGWVDALPALIIASAATGLAGALFNPAVRAALAAEAGERRVEAFAAFNVHYQAGMLLGPPIGLALLVADFKVVCGVAALIFAVLTLVQWRALPGDGAAAGGQRAGGVWAQWRTVAANRPFLLFSLAMIGSYVLAFQVYLALPLAVGAALGAAGSVATSGLFVLSAAVAVLGQLRLTGWAGRRWTGPQALVYGLMIMGAAFAPLALLTATTDRAATVAVLTALAVAVVLLAVGGAVVYPFEMDTIVTLSGNRLVATHYGFYNTLSGLGITLGNLATGALWDFAGRHHASWLVWGTLTATGLGCALAVLALSRTGALAGGRVPAAPVAA; from the coding sequence ATGACCTCCGTGTGGGCCACCACCCGCTCCTTCCCGCCCGCCGTAAGACTGCTGATGGCCAATCAGTTCGCCATCAACTGCGCCTTCTACATGCTCATGCCCTATCTCGCCGCCCACCTCTCCGGCGATCTGCACCTCGCCGCGTGGTCGGTGGGCCTGGTCCTGGGCGTACGCAATCTCTCCCAGCAGGGCATGTTCCTCCTCGGCGGCAGCCTGGCCGACCGGTACGGATACAAGGCGCCGATCCTCGCCGGATGTCTGCTGCGTACCGCCGGGTTCGCGCTGCTCGGGTGGGTGGACGCGCTGCCCGCGCTGATCATCGCCTCGGCGGCCACCGGGCTCGCGGGCGCGCTGTTCAACCCGGCGGTCCGCGCCGCACTCGCCGCCGAGGCGGGCGAGCGGCGGGTGGAGGCGTTCGCCGCGTTCAACGTCCATTACCAGGCGGGGATGTTGCTCGGCCCGCCGATCGGACTGGCGCTGCTGGTGGCCGACTTCAAGGTGGTGTGCGGTGTGGCCGCGCTGATCTTCGCGGTGCTGACCCTCGTACAGTGGCGCGCACTCCCCGGCGACGGGGCCGCCGCCGGCGGACAGCGCGCCGGCGGGGTGTGGGCGCAGTGGCGGACGGTGGCGGCCAACCGGCCGTTCCTGCTGTTCTCGCTCGCCATGATCGGCTCGTACGTACTGGCCTTTCAGGTCTACCTGGCGCTGCCGCTGGCCGTCGGCGCGGCGCTGGGGGCCGCCGGGTCCGTCGCCACCAGCGGACTGTTCGTGCTCTCCGCCGCGGTGGCGGTCCTGGGACAGCTCCGGCTGACCGGCTGGGCCGGCCGCCGCTGGACGGGCCCGCAGGCGCTGGTGTACGGCCTGATGATCATGGGTGCGGCCTTCGCGCCGCTCGCCCTGCTGACGGCGACGACCGACCGGGCCGCGACCGTCGCCGTGCTCACCGCCCTGGCGGTGGCCGTGGTGCTGCTGGCCGTCGGGGGCGCGGTGGTCTATCCGTTCGAGATGGACACCATCGTCACGCTCTCGGGCAACCGCCTGGTGGCCACCCACTACGGCTTCTACAACACACTGTCCGGGCTGGGCATCACCCTCGGCAACCTCGCCACCGGCGCCCTGTGGGACTTCGCCGGGCGCCACCACGCGTCCTGGCTGGTCTGGGGAACGCTCACCGCGACCGGCCTGGGCTGCGCGCTCGCGGTCCTCGCCCTCTCCCGCACCGGAGCCCTGGCGGGCGGCCGCGTACCCGCGGCGCCCGTGGCCGCCTGA
- a CDS encoding helix-turn-helix domain-containing protein translates to MTTGPNPLGEYLRARRELVTPEQMGIPVLGVRRVPGLRREEVAMLAGISSDYYLRLEQGRDRNPSAQVLESIARVLRLDDDNTAYLLGLGADKPRRARRRPRKETVPPSIVTFLATLPLPAFVEGRYLDVLAANPLAGALSPRLVAGANRLRDVFLDPAEKALFPDWDRATEGLVAGFRQSVGTDTDNPRFIELVGELSLASPRFRRLWARHDVAGRLGAPMRFDHPQVGELHLNREKLHITGTDGIMLVVYHPDPGTDDADKLALLGSATLKSATPHDATAPERARRAER, encoded by the coding sequence ATGACTACCGGGCCGAATCCGCTGGGCGAGTACCTCCGCGCCCGCCGCGAACTCGTCACCCCCGAGCAGATGGGCATCCCCGTCCTCGGGGTACGGCGGGTGCCGGGCCTGCGCCGGGAGGAGGTCGCGATGCTGGCCGGTATCAGCTCCGACTACTACCTGCGCCTGGAACAGGGCCGCGACCGCAACCCTTCCGCGCAGGTCCTGGAGTCCATCGCGCGCGTGCTGCGCCTCGACGACGACAACACGGCGTATCTGCTCGGCCTCGGCGCCGACAAGCCACGCCGCGCGCGGCGGCGGCCCCGGAAGGAGACCGTCCCGCCCAGCATCGTCACGTTCCTGGCGACGCTCCCGCTCCCCGCGTTCGTCGAGGGCCGCTACCTCGACGTCCTCGCCGCCAACCCACTGGCCGGGGCGCTCTCGCCGCGCCTCGTGGCGGGAGCCAACCGACTGCGGGACGTCTTCCTGGACCCGGCGGAGAAGGCCCTCTTCCCGGACTGGGACAGAGCCACCGAGGGGCTCGTCGCCGGTTTCCGCCAGTCCGTCGGCACCGACACCGACAACCCCCGCTTCATCGAACTCGTCGGAGAACTCTCCCTCGCCAGCCCCCGCTTCCGCCGGCTGTGGGCCCGCCACGACGTGGCGGGCCGACTCGGCGCGCCCATGCGTTTCGACCACCCGCAGGTGGGCGAACTCCATCTGAACCGCGAGAAGCTGCACATCACCGGGACGGACGGCATCATGCTCGTCGTCTACCACCCCGACCCCGGCACCGACGACGCCGACAAACTGGCGCTCCTCGGCTCCGCCACGCTGAAGTCGGCCACGCCTCACGACGCGACCGCCCCCGAGCGGGCGCGCCGCGCGGAGCGGTGA
- a CDS encoding MFS transporter, with the protein MAPSGLRDQLRTFRSWQVWLTLTATALSYGGMSGAFTYIAYTLTEVGGFSAADVARLLMVYGVGLVVGNLIGGRAADRDRDRALVLALLGLTVTPAVFGLPAGSATASVLLILLMGLSGFAGVPGMITRVTDFAHGAPLAASANVSASNLGNALGAWLGAWPSRRVSAVRRRSTSAPVSP; encoded by the coding sequence GTGGCGCCAAGTGGCCTGCGGGACCAGCTCCGTACGTTCCGGTCCTGGCAGGTCTGGCTGACCCTGACGGCCACCGCGCTCAGCTACGGCGGGATGTCCGGGGCGTTCACCTACATCGCCTACACGCTCACCGAGGTCGGCGGCTTCTCCGCGGCGGATGTCGCCCGGCTGTTGATGGTGTACGGCGTCGGCCTGGTCGTCGGGAACCTGATCGGAGGGCGGGCCGCCGACCGTGACCGCGACCGCGCCCTGGTTCTCGCCCTGCTCGGACTCACCGTCACGCCGGCGGTGTTCGGTCTGCCGGCCGGCAGCGCGACGGCGTCGGTGCTGCTGATCCTCCTGATGGGACTGTCCGGGTTCGCCGGTGTGCCCGGCATGATCACTCGTGTCACCGACTTCGCCCACGGGGCGCCCCTGGCCGCGAGCGCCAACGTGTCCGCGTCCAACCTCGGCAATGCCCTCGGCGCGTGGCTCGGGGCCTGGCCGTCACGGCGGGTCTCGGCTGTACGGCGCCGCTCTACGTCGGCGCCGGTATCGCCCTGA
- a CDS encoding excinuclease ABC subunit UvrA: MSKATRTDTQPPAPHGPAPHSADSHDLIRVHGARENNLKDVTVEIPKRRLTVFTGVSGSGKSSLVFDTIAAESQRLINETYSAFVQGFMPTLARPDVDVLDGLTTAIIVDQQRMGSHSRSTVATATDTGAMLRILFSRLGRPHIGSPRAFSFNVPSISGAGAVTVERGGKTVKERRSFSVTGGMCPRCEGMGTASDIDLTQLYDDSKSIAEGAITVPGYKVDGHWTVRIFTESGFLDPKKPIRDFTETELHDFLYREPTKIKVSGINLTYEGLIPKVQKSFLSKDREALQPHIRAFVERAVTFTACPECGGTRLSEGARSSKIKGISIADACAMQISDLAVWVGGLDEPSAAPLLKALGETLDSFVDIGLGYLSLDRPSGTLSGGEAQRVKMIRHLGSPLTDVTYVFDEPTIGLHPHDIQRMNDLLLQLRDKGNTVLVVEHKPETIAIADHVVDLGPGAGTAGGEVVFEGTVEGLRAAGTLTGRHLDDRTSLKPSVRKPRGVLEVRGADAHNLKDVDVDIPLGALVVITGVAGSGKSSLIHGSVAGRDGVVTVDQSAIKGSRRSNPATYTGLLEPIRKAFAKANGVKPALFSANSEGACPHCNGAGVIYVDLAMMAGTASTCEECEGKRFQASVLDHHFGGRDISEVLAMSVSEAEEFFGAGEARTPAAHRILDRLVDVGLGYLTLGQPLTTLSGGERQRLKLATHMTEKGGVYVLDEPTTGLHLADVEQLLGLLDRLVDSGKSVVVIEHHQAVMAHADWIIDLGPGAGHDGGSVVFEGTPADLVAARSTTLTGEHLAAYIGS; the protein is encoded by the coding sequence ATGAGCAAGGCCACGAGGACGGACACGCAGCCGCCCGCGCCGCACGGTCCCGCGCCGCACAGCGCCGACAGCCACGATCTGATCCGCGTGCACGGCGCCCGGGAGAACAATCTCAAGGACGTCACCGTCGAGATCCCCAAGCGCCGGCTGACGGTCTTCACCGGCGTCTCGGGCTCGGGCAAGAGTTCCCTGGTGTTCGACACGATCGCTGCGGAGTCGCAGCGGCTGATCAACGAGACGTACAGCGCCTTCGTACAGGGCTTCATGCCGACACTGGCGCGGCCCGACGTCGACGTGCTGGACGGCCTGACGACCGCGATCATCGTCGACCAGCAGCGCATGGGGTCCCACTCCCGTTCGACGGTCGCCACCGCCACCGACACCGGCGCCATGCTGCGCATCCTGTTCAGTCGGCTCGGGCGGCCGCACATCGGCTCGCCCCGGGCGTTCTCCTTCAACGTCCCCTCCATCAGCGGGGCGGGCGCGGTGACGGTCGAACGCGGCGGGAAGACCGTGAAGGAGCGGCGCAGCTTCAGCGTCACCGGCGGCATGTGTCCGCGCTGCGAGGGCATGGGCACCGCCTCCGACATCGACCTCACCCAGCTCTACGACGACTCCAAGTCGATCGCCGAGGGTGCGATCACCGTCCCCGGGTACAAGGTGGACGGCCATTGGACCGTACGGATCTTCACCGAGTCGGGCTTCCTCGACCCGAAGAAGCCGATCCGCGACTTCACCGAGACCGAGCTGCACGACTTCCTGTACCGCGAGCCGACCAAGATCAAGGTCAGCGGCATCAACCTCACCTACGAGGGGCTGATCCCCAAGGTCCAGAAGTCGTTCCTCTCCAAGGACCGGGAGGCGCTCCAGCCGCACATCCGCGCGTTCGTGGAGCGGGCGGTGACGTTCACCGCCTGCCCGGAGTGCGGCGGCACCCGGCTCAGCGAGGGCGCCCGGTCCTCGAAGATCAAGGGGATCAGCATCGCCGACGCCTGCGCGATGCAGATCAGCGACCTGGCCGTCTGGGTAGGCGGCCTGGACGAGCCGTCGGCGGCGCCGCTGCTGAAGGCGCTGGGCGAGACCCTCGACTCGTTCGTCGACATCGGGCTGGGCTATCTCTCGCTCGACCGGCCCTCGGGCACCCTCTCGGGCGGCGAGGCACAGCGCGTCAAGATGATCCGCCACCTCGGCTCCCCGCTCACCGATGTCACCTACGTCTTCGACGAGCCCACCATCGGCCTGCATCCCCACGACATCCAGCGGATGAACGACCTGCTGCTCCAGCTGCGCGACAAGGGCAACACCGTGCTGGTCGTGGAGCACAAGCCGGAGACCATAGCGATCGCCGACCACGTCGTGGACCTCGGACCCGGCGCCGGTACGGCGGGCGGCGAGGTCGTCTTCGAGGGCACCGTCGAGGGGCTGCGGGCCGCCGGCACCCTCACCGGGCGGCATCTGGACGACCGCACGTCGCTGAAGCCGTCGGTACGGAAGCCCCGGGGCGTACTGGAGGTGCGCGGCGCCGACGCCCACAACCTGAAGGACGTCGACGTCGACATCCCGCTCGGCGCGCTCGTCGTGATCACCGGGGTCGCCGGTTCCGGCAAGAGTTCGCTGATCCACGGCTCGGTGGCCGGGCGGGACGGCGTGGTGACGGTGGACCAGTCGGCCATCAAGGGCTCCCGGCGCAGCAACCCGGCGACCTACACCGGGCTGCTGGAACCGATCCGTAAGGCGTTCGCGAAGGCCAACGGCGTGAAGCCGGCGCTGTTCAGCGCGAACTCCGAGGGCGCCTGCCCCCACTGCAACGGCGCCGGTGTGATCTACGTCGACCTGGCGATGATGGCCGGTACGGCGTCCACCTGCGAGGAGTGCGAGGGGAAGCGGTTCCAGGCGTCGGTGCTGGACCACCACTTCGGGGGCCGCGACATCAGCGAGGTGCTCGCGATGTCGGTGAGCGAGGCCGAGGAGTTCTTCGGCGCGGGCGAGGCGCGTACGCCGGCCGCGCACCGGATCCTCGACCGGCTCGTGGACGTCGGGCTCGGCTACCTGACCCTCGGCCAGCCGCTCACCACGCTCTCCGGCGGCGAGCGGCAGCGGCTCAAGCTGGCCACCCACATGACCGAGAAGGGCGGCGTCTACGTCCTCGACGAGCCGACCACCGGCCTGCACCTCGCCGATGTCGAGCAGTTGCTCGGCCTGCTCGACCGGCTGGTCGACTCCGGCAAGTCGGTCGTCGTCATCGAGCACCACCAGGCGGTGATGGCGCACGCGGACTGGATCATCGACCTCGGCCCCGGCGCCGGCCACGACGGCGGCAGCGTCGTCTTCGAGGGCACCCCCGCGGACCTCGTCGCGGCCCGCTCCACCACCCTCACCGGGGAGCACCTGGCGGCCTACATCGGAAGCTGA
- a CDS encoding DeoR/GlpR family DNA-binding transcription regulator — translation MAATERLKKIADAVRETGRLSVTELADLTGASEMTIRRDLEVLADQGVLERYRGGARSLLLRGEEPPFDLRARDALDIKRRIAAEVAELIADGESVVLDSGTTCLEVARVLHHRSLTVMPLSLHAANALTGAPRLTLLLPGGQPRPGELALTGPLTEASLAALRFDTAVIGCCGLTATDGLTAYDLADAAIKRAAIASARRVIAVTEAAKLSRTALAFVTPASALHAVVTDGSATDDETDALTAAGVTVRKV, via the coding sequence ATGGCAGCCACGGAGCGACTGAAGAAGATCGCCGACGCCGTGCGGGAGACCGGACGGCTGAGCGTCACGGAACTGGCCGACCTCACCGGCGCTTCGGAGATGACCATCCGCCGCGACCTGGAGGTCCTGGCCGACCAGGGCGTCCTGGAGCGTTACCGGGGCGGGGCGCGCAGCCTGCTCCTGCGGGGCGAGGAGCCCCCGTTCGATCTGCGGGCGCGGGACGCGCTCGACATCAAGCGGCGCATCGCCGCCGAGGTCGCCGAACTGATCGCGGACGGCGAGTCGGTGGTCCTCGACAGCGGCACCACCTGCCTGGAGGTCGCCCGCGTCCTGCACCACCGAAGCCTGACCGTCATGCCGCTGTCCCTGCACGCCGCCAACGCGCTGACCGGCGCACCCCGGCTGACCCTGCTCCTGCCCGGCGGCCAGCCGCGCCCCGGGGAACTGGCCCTGACCGGCCCGCTGACCGAAGCCTCCCTGGCCGCCCTGCGCTTCGACACCGCCGTCATCGGCTGCTGCGGGCTGACCGCCACCGACGGGCTGACCGCCTACGACCTGGCCGACGCCGCGATCAAGCGCGCCGCGATCGCCTCGGCCCGCCGTGTCATCGCCGTCACCGAGGCCGCCAAGCTCTCTCGTACGGCCCTCGCCTTCGTCACCCCGGCGTCCGCCCTGCACGCCGTCGTGACCGACGGCTCCGCCACCGACGACGAGACCGACGCGCTGACCGCGGCCGGTGTCACCGTACGGAAGGTATGA
- a CDS encoding MarR family winged helix-turn-helix transcriptional regulator yields the protein MSPRAADDPGRDEGRPLTDVLAVMPRLAQLQSAFSRGRLVERAMEAANLRLDRPAMSVLLTVGLAKKPLRIGEIAQKMQVVGPHVTRQVQELERRGLVHRVTDPLDRRASLIEPTAEGSAATERYTLAIVSWFTEAIGDWSEEDRNDLGRLLGRFAEDVTAHLATLDESPPPPAS from the coding sequence ATGAGCCCGAGGGCAGCAGACGATCCGGGGCGGGACGAAGGCCGGCCGCTCACCGACGTTCTGGCCGTGATGCCCCGGCTGGCGCAGCTCCAGAGCGCTTTCAGCCGCGGGCGCCTGGTCGAGCGCGCCATGGAGGCCGCGAATCTACGGCTGGACCGCCCCGCGATGTCGGTGCTCCTGACGGTGGGCCTGGCGAAGAAGCCGCTGCGCATCGGGGAGATCGCGCAGAAGATGCAGGTGGTCGGCCCGCATGTCACCCGGCAGGTGCAGGAGCTGGAACGGCGTGGCCTGGTCCACCGCGTGACGGACCCGCTCGACCGGCGGGCGAGCCTGATCGAGCCGACCGCCGAGGGCTCGGCGGCGACGGAGCGGTACACGCTGGCCATCGTCAGCTGGTTCACCGAGGCCATCGGCGACTGGTCCGAGGAGGACCGCAATGATCTCGGACGTCTCCTGGGGCGCTTCGCCGAGGATGTGACGGCCCATCTCGCGACCCTCGACGAGAGCCCTCCGCCCCCCGCTTCCTAG
- a CDS encoding TetR-like C-terminal domain-containing protein codes for MPDLSVRVLALGLLCWTRLHGVISLELGHHLASTGIDPALLYRAEIDTLVRQAVRPPSPTT; via the coding sequence ATGCCGGACCTGTCGGTGCGGGTCCTGGCCCTGGGGCTGCTGTGCTGGACCCGGCTGCACGGAGTGATCAGCCTGGAACTCGGCCACCACCTGGCCTCCACCGGAATCGACCCCGCCCTGCTGTACCGGGCGGAGATCGACACACTCGTCCGGCAAGCCGTCCGCCCTCCGTCGCCGACGACTTGA
- a CDS encoding MFS transporter yields MNKTLRAGRLATFAFFAVVGFDMGMWIVHIPAIEDHVGISHAVLGWLLLLLGAGAFTGMQLTGPLIDRFGARKVVPLSAVACSVSMVLPGLAADAWTLGAALLVFGFGSGCLDVGVNAHAVQVEHGYQRPIMSAFHALFSIGGVIAALIGALTLTWGWGTTTTLGAMAVLSLAATALAAPALLRPAAAPVPAPSSSTPVPAPSSSTPGPAPSGTAPSSPGVKNRRRTPRLIWMLSALAFMLMLCEGVANDWSALHLKDVLGAPAATAALAYGMYSTAMTTGRLLADRVAARVGTVAVLRYGSALSAGGMTLAALAPNVPIALAGWTVFGIGLSGCIPQLFSAAGHSDPAAAGANVSRVSGLGYIGMLAGPAVIGPMTHAVPLNLTFFLPVAFCVVACLTAPVLRTAIPSPAARTSRSDTERAVA; encoded by the coding sequence ATGAACAAGACGCTGCGAGCCGGCCGACTGGCCACGTTCGCCTTCTTCGCCGTTGTCGGCTTCGACATGGGCATGTGGATCGTCCATATCCCGGCCATCGAGGACCACGTCGGCATCAGCCACGCGGTGCTGGGCTGGCTCCTTCTCCTGCTCGGCGCGGGCGCCTTCACGGGCATGCAGCTGACCGGACCGCTCATCGACCGTTTCGGCGCGCGCAAGGTGGTGCCGCTGAGCGCGGTGGCCTGTAGCGTTTCCATGGTGCTGCCGGGCCTGGCCGCCGACGCGTGGACCCTGGGCGCCGCCCTGCTGGTGTTCGGTTTCGGCAGCGGCTGTCTGGACGTGGGAGTCAACGCCCATGCTGTACAGGTGGAGCACGGATACCAGCGGCCCATCATGTCGGCGTTCCACGCGCTGTTCTCCATCGGCGGTGTGATCGCCGCGCTGATCGGCGCCCTCACCCTCACCTGGGGCTGGGGCACGACCACCACCCTGGGGGCCATGGCGGTGCTCAGCCTGGCCGCGACCGCGCTCGCCGCCCCCGCGCTCCTGCGCCCGGCCGCCGCGCCCGTTCCCGCCCCTTCCAGCAGCACCCCAGTTCCCGCCCCTTCCAGCAGCACCCCCGGTCCCGCCCCTTCCGGCACCGCCCCCTCGTCCCCGGGCGTCAAGAACCGCCGCAGGACACCGCGGCTCATCTGGATGCTCTCGGCCCTGGCCTTCATGCTCATGCTCTGCGAAGGCGTCGCCAACGACTGGAGCGCGCTCCACCTCAAGGACGTGCTCGGCGCGCCCGCCGCCACCGCCGCTCTCGCCTACGGCATGTACTCCACCGCCATGACCACCGGCCGCCTCCTCGCCGACCGCGTGGCCGCGCGCGTGGGCACCGTCGCCGTACTGCGCTACGGATCGGCCCTCTCGGCGGGAGGTATGACGCTGGCCGCCCTCGCTCCCAACGTACCGATCGCGCTGGCCGGCTGGACCGTCTTCGGCATCGGGCTGTCCGGCTGCATCCCCCAGCTCTTCAGCGCCGCCGGTCACAGCGATCCCGCGGCGGCCGGTGCCAACGTCTCCCGGGTGTCGGGCCTCGGCTACATCGGGATGCTCGCCGGCCCCGCCGTCATCGGGCCGATGACCCACGCCGTCCCGCTCAACCTGACCTTCTTTCTGCCCGTGGCCTTCTGCGTCGTCGCCTGCCTCACCGCCCCGGTCCTCAGGACCGCCATCCCCTCCCCGGCGGCCAGGACCAGCCGGAGCGACACCGAGCGGGCGGTCGCCTGA
- a CDS encoding SAM-dependent methyltransferase translates to MFTTGGAPVSDRDPSVDSSAAIRARIDTGKPHSARFWNYFVGGKDNYDVDRAVGDQIKEIFPGLVDVALTSRHFLGRAVRHLAVDQGVRQFLDVGTGLPTADNTHEVAQRLAPDSRIVYVDNDPLVLAHARALLTSTPEGRTDYLDADLYDPESILKAAEGTLDLSRPVALMILNTLGHVAEYEQARSLVSRLMAGLPSGSYLVISDSTSTSEGMIAASDAYNASGAVPYYVRGVEEIGGFFDGLDLVEPGIAQVTQWRQEADGADSAAGGAPAVDAYCGVGRKP, encoded by the coding sequence ATGTTCACCACAGGAGGCGCTCCCGTGTCCGATCGTGACCCCAGTGTTGACTCGTCCGCGGCCATACGGGCCAGGATCGACACCGGCAAGCCGCATTCCGCGCGTTTCTGGAACTACTTCGTGGGCGGCAAGGACAACTACGACGTCGACCGCGCCGTCGGGGACCAGATCAAGGAGATCTTCCCCGGCCTGGTCGACGTCGCCCTGACGAGCCGTCACTTCCTCGGGCGCGCGGTCCGGCATCTCGCGGTGGACCAGGGCGTACGGCAGTTCCTGGACGTCGGTACGGGGCTGCCGACGGCGGACAACACGCACGAGGTGGCCCAGCGCCTCGCGCCTGACTCGCGGATCGTCTACGTGGACAACGACCCGCTGGTGCTGGCGCACGCGCGGGCGCTGCTGACGAGCACGCCCGAGGGCAGGACCGACTACCTCGACGCCGACCTGTACGACCCCGAGTCGATCCTCAAGGCAGCCGAGGGGACCCTGGACCTCTCGCGGCCCGTCGCGCTGATGATCCTCAACACGCTCGGGCACGTCGCCGAGTACGAGCAGGCACGTTCGCTGGTGTCGCGGCTCATGGCCGGTCTGCCGTCCGGCAGTTACCTGGTGATCAGCGACTCCACCTCCACCAGCGAGGGCATGATCGCGGCGTCGGACGCGTACAACGCGAGCGGCGCGGTGCCGTATTACGTACGCGGCGTCGAGGAGATCGGCGGCTTCTTCGACGGGCTCGACCTGGTGGAGCCCGGGATCGCCCAGGTCACCCAGTGGCGCCAGGAGGCGGACGGCGCGGACAGTGCCGCGGGCGGGGCGCCGGCGGTGGACGCGTACTGCGGCGTGGGCCGCAAGCCGTAG
- a CDS encoding MFS transporter has translation MPAGAGERRRMPSGLIALALGGFGIGLTEFLIAGLWPQVASSFAVSEAAAGRLVSGYAPEKKSRAVALMFAGLTVANVLGVPFGALAGERWGWRAAFWAVTGIGVLALAGIAALVPGRAGQERLTATGQSGRRRRRAARSRWRQVACGTSSVRSGPGRSG, from the coding sequence ATGCCGGCTGGAGCCGGAGAGCGGCGACGGATGCCGTCCGGACTCATCGCCCTGGCGCTCGGCGGCTTCGGTATCGGTCTGACCGAGTTCCTGATCGCCGGGCTGTGGCCGCAGGTGGCGTCGAGTTTCGCGGTGTCCGAGGCGGCCGCGGGCCGGCTGGTCTCCGGGTACGCGCCGGAGAAGAAGTCCCGCGCGGTGGCCCTCATGTTCGCGGGGCTGACGGTGGCGAACGTGCTGGGCGTACCGTTCGGCGCGCTGGCCGGTGAGCGGTGGGGCTGGCGGGCGGCCTTCTGGGCGGTCACCGGGATCGGCGTGCTCGCGCTGGCGGGAATCGCCGCCCTCGTCCCCGGGCGGGCGGGACAGGAGCGGCTGACGGCGACGGGACAGAGCGGCCGACGGCGGCGACGGGCCGCTCGGAGCCGGTGGCGCCAAGTGGCCTGCGGGACCAGCTCCGTACGTTCCGGTCCTGGCAGGTCTGGCTGA
- a CDS encoding PLP-dependent cysteine synthase family protein, giving the protein MPSPALALSASPPAPPPVHTPAGLVGDTPVLWVGEPFTRGGRGFWAKLEGRNPGGIKDRTALYMTARARERGDLRPGGRIVESTSGTLGLGLALAGVTFGHRVTVVTDPGTEPLMRGLLTAYGADLHVVPEPHPTGGWQQARRERVGQLLAADPDAWCPDQYHNPDNVAAYAGLAHELVAQLGTIDALVVSVGTGGHSAGIARVLRGRFPALRVVGVDATGSTIFGQPDAPRLMRGLGSSIHPRNVDYPLFDEVHWVAAGEAVWAARALARGRYASGGWSVGAVAVVARHLAARLPAGARIVAIFPDGPHRYTGTLYSDAFCREHALPVAPPAEFPDEIAHPDERAVTRWTRCATVVDPLPARDARGADHGTRAADAGTRGPVEVVR; this is encoded by the coding sequence ATGCCTTCCCCGGCTCTGGCGCTCTCCGCCTCTCCGCCCGCGCCCCCGCCCGTCCACACCCCCGCCGGACTGGTCGGTGACACGCCCGTGCTCTGGGTGGGGGAGCCCTTCACCCGGGGCGGGCGCGGCTTCTGGGCCAAGCTGGAGGGCCGCAACCCCGGCGGGATCAAGGACCGCACCGCCCTGTACATGACGGCCCGCGCGCGCGAGCGCGGTGACCTGCGGCCGGGCGGCCGGATCGTGGAGTCCACCTCCGGCACCCTCGGCCTCGGCCTCGCGCTGGCCGGGGTGACCTTCGGCCACCGGGTCACCGTGGTCACCGACCCGGGTACGGAGCCGCTGATGCGCGGCCTGCTCACGGCGTACGGCGCTGACCTGCACGTCGTACCGGAACCGCATCCCACGGGCGGCTGGCAGCAGGCCAGGCGCGAGCGGGTCGGGCAGCTGCTGGCGGCCGATCCGGACGCCTGGTGCCCCGACCAGTACCACAACCCCGACAACGTGGCGGCCTACGCCGGGCTCGCCCATGAACTCGTCGCCCAGCTGGGCACGATCGACGCCCTGGTCGTCAGCGTCGGCACGGGCGGGCACTCCGCCGGGATCGCGCGGGTGCTGCGCGGCCGCTTCCCCGCGCTGCGGGTGGTGGGGGTGGACGCGACCGGCTCCACGATCTTCGGGCAGCCCGACGCGCCCCGGCTGATGCGCGGTCTCGGCAGCAGCATCCATCCGCGCAACGTCGACTACCCGCTCTTCGACGAGGTGCACTGGGTCGCGGCCGGTGAGGCGGTGTGGGCGGCCCGCGCCCTCGCCCGCGGCCGGTACGCGAGCGGCGGATGGAGCGTGGGCGCGGTCGCGGTGGTGGCCCGGCACCTGGCCGCCCGGCTGCCCGCCGGGGCCCGGATCGTCGCCATCTTCCCCGACGGACCGCACCGCTATACGGGCACGCTCTACTCGGACGCCTTCTGCCGCGAGCACGCGCTGCCCGTGGCGCCGCCCGCCGAGTTCCCCGACGAGATCGCCCACCCGGACGAACGCGCGGTCACCCGCTGGACGAGGTGTGCCACCGTCGTCGACCCGCTGCCCGCGCGGGACGCGCGCGGCGCGGACCACGGCACGCGCGCGGCGGACGCGGGCACCCGTGGCCCGGTGGAGGTGGTCCGATGA